In the genome of Candidatus Eisenbacteria bacterium, one region contains:
- a CDS encoding right-handed parallel beta-helix repeat-containing protein — protein sequence NDGMPRTPNSRADQWHRMAMRANPIYYSFSSRGEDHAAQNPLFCCTCIIIVAGARGWARAKGRWNFLLAEDSSMMLECQKTSHMLGKGFRFPCPNMYPCWLLVMLVPIAVGLPLSRSFSLRAEVWDVPEEMQTLSEALQIAQPYDTVLVSPGTYDNVGSLFMDAPSVILLGEDSLRARINLGALYIRADSCVVRGLSFMNWIDFPITVGAVTGTQIRGNAFLWSMRAIDDQGLFTSIIGNYIMECWESIMVYGQGGTLIASNELINNGGGILLWAPATVKDNEIIGTTSGSDVGAPLYGGGVGAFSVGGQVLIQNNTIDENTCDTWEPLWVGKGGGIYTFECDSVIIEHNTITNNQALLGGGIYVKDSNVEIRENFIRSNVDTVFYEEDEREGLGGGFWIGNCEGVIENNTIIENNAHIDGAAFYLEGNSTPVICNNIWVSNISRGSGVYCTNLASSPIFECNNAWANGIAEFGGSCPDPTGTNGNFSADPLFCWPEGDDFYLHADSPCAPENSPAGCGLIGAFPASCGISGVDGWVANDVNGLIRSYPNPMKTSSTIILSGDHSFLKGEVRILDILGRCIRSFSATDVGSGDRTFHWDGRSSSGELATPGLYFIRAKSGDSMLTSKIMVVR from the coding sequence AACGATGGAATGCCAAGGACGCCCAATTCACGCGCTGACCAATGGCACAGGATGGCGATGCGTGCTAATCCTATTTATTACTCGTTTTCTTCCAGGGGGGAAGATCATGCCGCGCAGAATCCACTATTTTGTTGTACCTGCATCATCATCGTGGCAGGTGCGAGGGGGTGGGCTAGGGCAAAGGGGCGTTGGAATTTCCTATTGGCGGAGGATAGTTCCATGATGTTAGAATGTCAAAAGACGAGTCATATGCTTGGAAAGGGCTTTCGATTTCCTTGCCCTAATATGTATCCGTGTTGGCTTTTGGTCATGCTCGTCCCTATTGCAGTGGGCTTGCCTCTCTCCCGATCCTTTTCATTGCGGGCAGAGGTTTGGGATGTACCAGAGGAGATGCAAACTTTATCCGAAGCTCTTCAAATTGCCCAACCCTATGATACCGTTCTAGTTTCTCCCGGCACATATGATAATGTGGGATCACTTTTCATGGATGCTCCCTCTGTGATACTTCTAGGTGAAGATTCACTTCGGGCTAGAATCAACCTAGGAGCTCTATATATCCGGGCAGATTCATGTGTTGTGAGGGGTTTGTCATTTATGAATTGGATTGATTTCCCCATCACGGTTGGCGCCGTTACTGGAACACAGATCAGGGGAAATGCCTTTTTATGGAGTATGCGAGCAATCGACGATCAGGGTCTATTCACCTCAATAATTGGCAACTATATTATGGAATGTTGGGAATCGATCATGGTCTATGGTCAAGGTGGCACTTTAATAGCGTCAAACGAATTGATCAATAATGGGGGGGGGATTCTGCTTTGGGCGCCTGCCACCGTGAAAGACAATGAGATAATCGGAACAACGTCGGGTTCTGATGTCGGAGCTCCACTCTATGGAGGTGGAGTCGGTGCTTTTTCCGTCGGTGGCCAAGTGCTAATTCAAAACAACACCATTGATGAGAATACATGTGATACCTGGGAGCCCCTATGGGTGGGAAAAGGAGGTGGAATCTACACCTTCGAGTGTGACTCCGTCATTATTGAGCATAATACAATTACTAACAATCAAGCTCTGTTGGGAGGCGGCATTTACGTCAAAGATTCCAATGTAGAGATCCGGGAGAACTTCATTCGAAGTAATGTCGACACGGTGTTCTATGAAGAGGACGAACGTGAAGGACTTGGCGGGGGATTTTGGATTGGCAATTGTGAGGGTGTGATCGAGAACAATACTATTATCGAGAACAATGCGCATATTGATGGAGCTGCTTTCTATCTCGAAGGTAATAGTACACCGGTCATTTGCAACAACATCTGGGTATCGAATATCAGCAGGGGTTCAGGTGTCTATTGCACCAATTTGGCATCCTCACCAATTTTCGAGTGCAATAACGCATGGGCAAACGGCATTGCTGAGTTTGGAGGCTCATGCCCCGATCCAACAGGAACAAACGGAAACTTCAGCGCCGACCCACTCTTCTGTTGGCCCGAGGGCGATGATTTCTATCTTCATGCCGACTCCCCCTGCGCTCCTGAAAACAGTCCTGCTGGGTGTGGACTGATTGGGGCCTTTCCCGCTAGTTGTGGCATATCCGGAGTTGATGGATGGGTTGCCAATGATGTTAATGGACTGATTCGCTCCTATCCCAATCCAATGAAAACTAGCTCAACCATCATTCTCAGCGGAGACCATTCCTTCCTTAAGGGAGAGGTCAGAATCCTGGATATATTGGGCCGCTGCATACGGTCTTTTTCAGCGACAGACGTGGGCAGTGGAGACAGAACATTTCACTGGGATGGGCGATCTAGTTCTGGAGAGCTGGCGACACCAGGATTATATTTTATTCGAGCAAAATCTGGTGATTCTATGTTGACGAGCAAAATAATGGTGGTCAGATAA
- a CDS encoding glutamate mutase L — translation MSQPSNLDRFIVTDVGSTTTKAILFDRQDRWSYHRHEAPTTVERPHEDVMIGVGEALRGLADRTGIELTRGGRPQLPYFSTSSAGGGLAMIVTGLVREVTSRSAERVALGAGAILLDVIALDDGRAPYERIESLKRLRPDMILLAGGFDGDAISAPVFLAELIRESGLRPKLSPNAKLPVVYAGNVHARDFVRDTLGDRFLFHPIENIRPSSVRENLEPARAAIHEIFMEHVMSQAPGYDDLTQWVNAPVRPTPAAFSQILAAASQEMDSHMLAIDIGGATTDVFSARAGKVVRTVSANLGMSYSALNVARRAGIGVIQELIADDEFAGGDPQIRLWDEIGGKYLRPTSLPTTSLQTRIEWALAAVAIREAVRDHLRVLHGIGMSRGEEELKIRHLFSRPKQRTKETGPLQLSGYDLVIGSGGILSHSSREAAALILMKALRPKAELELAVDRAFMFPHLGLLTEVDKPLALEIFHELGLVRLGAFLPECGATRAIHLQADPPAPDGREGPRQPSVESRTIRLNRELAVPGEIFVKIGEQVASDTLIARSQRLFLRPFFLEVASRLGLPPGNVEPYLLKRVGDEIEIDDIIAERKINPIHKKHFLSPVEGKIERLLPDGTFVVRERAALAHPLTPVHIAGDLKLRPDQIKPHIRVKEGDDVERGQWLAARRRSSSDYITSISPVRGRVKSIDHAYGVISIEPLLETLDVLAWMPGRVVEVNELGAVVEGEAVRIAGMWGCGGETAGPLRHGDPAPGCLLVRPVASRADLESAEAGGVKALITGSVHLADVLAVDPSYTLVVTGGFGNTPLAPEIERILDAHEGAFALADGRTELRVGVRRPVLILPQS, via the coding sequence TTGTCGCAGCCATCCAATCTTGACCGCTTCATCGTCACGGACGTCGGCAGCACCACGACCAAGGCAATCCTCTTCGACCGGCAAGATCGCTGGTCCTACCACCGGCACGAAGCGCCGACAACGGTGGAACGGCCACATGAAGACGTCATGATCGGTGTCGGTGAGGCATTGCGGGGGCTGGCGGATAGGACGGGCATCGAGCTGACTCGCGGCGGCCGGCCACAACTTCCTTACTTTTCAACCTCTTCCGCCGGCGGGGGGCTCGCAATGATCGTCACCGGGCTTGTACGAGAGGTGACGAGCCGCAGCGCGGAGCGGGTCGCGCTGGGCGCCGGCGCGATCCTGCTGGATGTGATTGCATTGGATGACGGACGCGCCCCTTACGAACGCATCGAGTCCCTTAAGCGCCTGCGACCTGACATGATTTTGCTCGCCGGTGGTTTTGATGGTGACGCGATTTCAGCGCCGGTCTTTCTGGCGGAGCTGATTCGGGAATCGGGTTTGCGTCCCAAGTTGAGTCCGAACGCAAAACTGCCGGTCGTTTACGCCGGTAATGTACATGCACGCGACTTCGTCCGCGACACGCTCGGCGACCGCTTCCTCTTCCATCCGATCGAGAATATCCGTCCCAGCAGTGTTCGCGAGAATCTCGAGCCGGCGCGCGCGGCAATTCATGAAATCTTTATGGAGCATGTTATGTCGCAGGCGCCCGGATATGACGATCTGACCCAATGGGTCAACGCTCCCGTGAGACCGACACCGGCGGCTTTCAGCCAGATCCTCGCCGCCGCTTCACAAGAAATGGATTCGCACATGCTGGCGATTGATATCGGCGGCGCAACGACGGATGTCTTCTCGGCGCGCGCGGGGAAAGTCGTGCGTACGGTCAGCGCCAATCTCGGCATGAGCTATAGCGCTCTTAACGTCGCCCGGAGGGCCGGAATTGGCGTCATACAGGAATTGATTGCAGATGATGAGTTCGCCGGCGGAGATCCGCAGATTCGACTCTGGGATGAGATCGGGGGGAAATACCTCCGCCCGACCAGCCTGCCGACGACCTCGTTGCAAACGCGAATTGAGTGGGCCCTCGCCGCTGTGGCAATCCGTGAGGCGGTGCGCGATCACCTCCGCGTGCTGCATGGGATCGGGATGAGTCGCGGTGAGGAGGAACTCAAGATCCGTCACCTCTTTTCAAGGCCGAAGCAACGGACCAAAGAAACAGGGCCGCTGCAGCTCTCCGGCTACGATCTTGTCATCGGCAGCGGCGGAATCCTTTCACATTCATCGCGCGAAGCGGCGGCATTGATTCTGATGAAGGCGCTGAGACCGAAAGCGGAGCTGGAGCTGGCTGTTGACCGCGCCTTTATGTTCCCCCACCTTGGTCTGTTGACGGAGGTTGACAAGCCGCTGGCCCTCGAAATCTTCCATGAGCTGGGTCTGGTGCGTTTGGGCGCCTTTCTTCCAGAGTGCGGCGCGACAAGAGCGATCCACCTGCAGGCGGATCCACCTGCGCCGGATGGGCGTGAGGGACCACGCCAACCGTCTGTTGAAAGCCGCACTATACGCCTGAATCGGGAACTTGCCGTACCGGGCGAGATTTTTGTTAAAATCGGTGAGCAGGTTGCAAGCGACACATTGATTGCGCGGAGCCAGCGACTGTTTCTCCGTCCGTTCTTTCTGGAGGTAGCATCCCGCTTGGGCCTCCCACCCGGCAATGTAGAACCTTATCTTCTCAAGCGCGTGGGTGACGAGATCGAAATCGATGACATCATTGCCGAGCGTAAGATCAATCCTATCCATAAAAAGCATTTTCTTTCGCCAGTCGAAGGCAAAATTGAGCGCCTTCTTCCGGACGGCACATTCGTTGTGCGTGAGCGCGCCGCGCTGGCCCACCCCCTGACGCCGGTGCATATCGCAGGGGATTTGAAGCTGCGTCCGGACCAGATCAAGCCCCACATCCGCGTCAAGGAGGGCGACGATGTCGAGCGCGGCCAGTGGCTTGCCGCACGCCGGCGTTCGAGTTCGGATTACATCACCAGCATCTCTCCCGTCCGGGGACGCGTGAAGTCAATTGATCACGCCTATGGGGTGATCTCAATCGAGCCGTTACTTGAGACACTCGATGTGCTCGCTTGGATGCCGGGTCGAGTGGTCGAGGTGAATGAACTCGGGGCTGTCGTGGAGGGTGAAGCGGTGCGGATCGCCGGCATGTGGGGTTGTGGCGGAGAAACGGCCGGACCCTTACGCCACGGCGATCCTGCGCCGGGTTGCCTGCTCGTGCGGCCTGTGGCCAGCCGCGCTGATCTGGAGTCCGCGGAGGCAGGCGGTGTAAAAGCACTGATCACTGGAAGTGTTCATCTGGCCGACGTGCTGGCGGTCGACCCAAGTTATACGTTGGTCGTCACAGGAGGGTTTGGGAACACACCGCTCGCACCGGAGATCGAGAGGATTTTGGATGCCCACGAAGGCGCCTTCGCCCTCGCCGACGGTCGCACCGAGCTGCGGGTCGGCGTACGCCGGCCTGTGCTGATCCTGCCGCAATCTTGA
- a CDS encoding DNA repair exonuclease gives MQYAKEIRILFCADTHLGFDEPVRPRIERRRRGTDFFANFQRVLDSARDRRIDLVVHGGDLFFRSRVPASIIDRVYRMLLEFAAHDIPILIVPGNHERSILPSSLFLSHPNIHVFTRPETKVFEFAGTRIAFSGFPCARSEVRQRFGSLISDTGWAEVKASVRFLCLHQSIEGAQVGPLNYTFRRGNDVIPMADLPSAFDAVLAGHIHRRQILKHRRPDGSSMPIVYPGSIERTSFAERFEPKGYFDLGIGRRIAGGRCRLKFDFVQLPVRPMEEIVLGDDIDQHGVRFFLISQLARLDPNSIVCLKCNEGVASEVRGALTSRLLREVCPATMNIQLGTHLFGRRKGSVA, from the coding sequence ATGCAGTACGCGAAAGAAATCCGAATCCTCTTCTGTGCCGATACGCATCTCGGTTTCGATGAGCCGGTACGCCCGCGGATTGAGCGACGCCGTCGCGGGACGGACTTCTTCGCCAACTTCCAACGAGTACTCGATAGCGCGCGGGATCGCCGCATTGATCTTGTCGTTCACGGGGGCGATCTCTTCTTCCGCAGCCGGGTACCCGCGTCGATCATTGACCGGGTCTATCGGATGCTTCTCGAATTCGCTGCGCATGATATTCCGATTTTGATCGTACCGGGTAATCACGAGCGCTCGATATTGCCGTCGTCGCTGTTCTTGTCTCACCCCAACATCCACGTCTTCACCCGGCCGGAGACAAAAGTCTTCGAATTCGCGGGGACAAGAATCGCCTTTTCGGGATTTCCCTGCGCGCGAAGCGAGGTGCGTCAACGGTTTGGATCGCTGATATCCGACACAGGTTGGGCCGAGGTAAAGGCGAGCGTGCGGTTTCTTTGTCTGCACCAGTCGATTGAAGGGGCCCAGGTAGGGCCTTTGAATTATACATTTCGTCGGGGGAACGATGTCATCCCGATGGCCGATCTACCGTCCGCATTCGATGCGGTCCTGGCCGGGCACATACACCGGCGACAGATCCTGAAGCACCGTCGGCCGGATGGGAGTTCAATGCCGATCGTTTATCCCGGTTCCATAGAGCGCACCTCTTTTGCCGAGAGGTTTGAACCGAAGGGATACTTCGACCTGGGCATTGGAAGACGTATCGCCGGCGGGCGATGCCGCCTTAAGTTTGATTTTGTACAGCTCCCGGTGCGACCGATGGAAGAAATCGTGCTTGGCGACGACATAGATCAGCACGGGGTGCGGTTTTTTTTGATATCGCAACTGGCCCGCCTCGACCCCAACTCCATTGTTTGTCTCAAGTGCAACGAGGGGGTCGCGTCCGAGGTCCGGGGCGCCTTGACAAGCAGACTGCTGCGCGAGGTCTGCCCAGCGACGATGAACATCCAGTTAGGGACCCATCTGTTCGGCCGGCGGAAGGGAAGCGTCGCATGA
- a CDS encoding GIY-YIG nuclease family protein — MIRGPQHDRLIQMICDQVPEGPGVYTFHGERGEILYIGKAVNLRQRMLSHMRQDPKPDEVRHSRLVYEVRDFDHQTTVSELPALLLEDELIKTHRPRFNIRQNEFLEYKYLELSADEYPRLRMIDHEADFGDRPVFGPYRDRYLVDRILQLIHQHIGLRSCPEPDPITSCLELDLGHCAGPCRKGVTPLDYQRVVARTVAFLDGDESDVALHLQQAMAHSAEKYEFEKAQRLKEHLEFCRRFGERQRFLHKFKERKLTVVEKGDHELTYVFLRGRLAAHGTAIELTECRSGGRTHIPSCSSNDARFLLDRATIVHNWLRRNSDRCEHTFAELDQ; from the coding sequence ATGATCCGAGGTCCACAACACGACAGGCTCATCCAGATGATTTGCGATCAGGTACCGGAAGGGCCGGGAGTCTACACTTTTCATGGCGAACGGGGCGAGATCCTTTACATTGGAAAAGCGGTCAACCTGCGGCAGCGGATGCTGAGCCACATGAGGCAGGATCCCAAGCCGGATGAGGTGCGCCATTCCCGCCTGGTCTACGAGGTCCGTGATTTCGATCATCAAACCACCGTATCCGAGTTACCGGCCCTGTTGCTGGAGGATGAACTCATAAAGACGCACCGGCCCCGCTTTAACATTCGCCAGAACGAGTTTCTGGAATACAAATACCTTGAGCTGTCAGCTGACGAGTATCCCAGGCTGCGCATGATCGATCACGAGGCGGATTTCGGAGATCGTCCTGTGTTCGGGCCGTATCGTGATCGGTATCTGGTCGATCGAATCCTGCAGTTGATTCACCAGCACATCGGTCTGCGTTCGTGTCCTGAACCCGACCCGATAACCAGCTGTCTGGAATTGGATCTCGGGCACTGTGCGGGACCCTGTCGGAAGGGTGTAACCCCGCTTGACTACCAGCGGGTGGTGGCGCGCACGGTCGCGTTTCTCGACGGCGATGAGTCGGATGTCGCCTTGCATTTGCAGCAGGCGATGGCGCACTCGGCGGAGAAATACGAGTTCGAAAAGGCGCAACGACTGAAGGAGCATCTCGAATTCTGCCGTCGCTTCGGCGAGCGGCAAAGATTTCTACATAAGTTCAAGGAGCGGAAACTGACCGTGGTGGAGAAAGGCGACCACGAACTCACCTATGTGTTCTTGCGGGGCCGGCTGGCCGCCCACGGAACGGCCATAGAGTTGACAGAATGCCGGTCGGGCGGGAGAACCCACATTCCGTCATGCTCCAGCAACGACGCGCGGTTCCTCCTCGATCGGGCAACGATCGTCCACAACTGGCTGCGCCGCAATTCCGACCGCTGCGAGCACACCTTCGCGGAGCTCGATCAGTAA